One Neisseria sp. Marseille-Q5346 genomic region harbors:
- a CDS encoding GpE family phage tail protein, whose amino-acid sequence MNAVADLAWWFGWSVQEVYALPLDEFEDWQKAAARQIKAGYRKSSI is encoded by the coding sequence TTGAATGCTGTTGCTGATTTGGCTTGGTGGTTTGGCTGGAGCGTACAAGAGGTGTATGCCTTGCCGCTTGATGAGTTTGAAGACTGGCAAAAAGCAGCAGCCCGCCAAATCAAGGCGGGCTACAGGAAGTCTTCAATTTAG